In Bombus pyrosoma isolate SC7728 linkage group LG2, ASM1482585v1, whole genome shotgun sequence, a genomic segment contains:
- the LOC122573650 gene encoding uncharacterized protein LOC122573650: MVSHVSAIVLAASPPWELRALVLKRRYARMRVWDPGEDSAEQAAPDDLGTVEEDAWDQWRFQLINERGEHRGAEAVLPNRETWRSRRDLPLTYRMTQVLTRHGVFGEYLMKIGRETTEICHHCGEGRDTAQHTLEFCPAWEVSYYTLRHAIGERLAPLAIIETMLRGPQEYEAVRLFCERVMLAKEQEVCCIACQLRY, from the exons ATGGTGTCCCACGTGTCGGCGATCGTTCTGGCCGCGTCTCCCCCGTGGGAACTTCGGGCGTTGGTGCTCAAGAGAAGATACGCCCGCATGAGAGTGTGGGACCCGGGAGAGGACTCGGCCGAGCAGGCAGCTCCGGACGACCTAGGAACCGTCGAGGAGGACGCGTGGGACCAGTGGCGATTCCAGCTGATCAACGAGAGAGGCGAACACAGAGGCGCGGAGGCGGTCCTCCCAAATCGGGAGACATGGAGAAGCCGCCGCGACCTCCCGCTAACCTATAGGATGACCCAGGTACTCACAAGACACGGCGTGTTCGGCGAGTATCTGATGAAAATCGGACGGGAGACGACGGAGATCTGTCACCACTGCGGAGAGGGCAGGGACACGGCGCAGCACACGCTGGAGTTTTGTCCGGCGTGGGAGGTGTCCTACTACACCCTGCGGCACGCCATTGGCGAGAGATTGGCCCCCTTGGCGATCATAGAAACGATGCTGAGGGGACCACAGGAATATGAGGCTGTCCGCCTCTTCTGCGAACGAGTTATGCTCGCAAAGGAGCAAGAA gtatgTTGTATTGCATGTCAGCTGAGGTACTAG